In Mangifera indica cultivar Alphonso chromosome 1, CATAS_Mindica_2.1, whole genome shotgun sequence, a single genomic region encodes these proteins:
- the LOC123228361 gene encoding uncharacterized protein LOC123228361 encodes MVSCTGTEVSYSDHCASIVSESTPKDPEFSTLPFPTLQYGYYEGGNKILDPNPSQYSSAERKTMLFQTENVYGTDDSDVFKVDGSLILHSWNLNVRDQHMTYAQSVFRSGGFGEGALSFNLKGFWSISSGKLCMVGKSSSFSSEGNVLHHSAVLKLHGVRTSSDITSLVSGTLQSLSSADDLSYFDPISLLMFPEVNYKYTKASKESIENEFSGGINVAAENSSLSLQKSKTVCSIFGGRYTGYELDYESDCNSTKTCNPFGDVVGYLPRVMSLNKFQCSADEQSLRFLVEFPNTSYSRYYYSNPFNPRTTFVGEGTWDWKKKRLCIVACRILSDNGALDGSRVEDCSIRLTLRFPAIWSIRNRTAMSGQIWSQKSANGGSYFNRIVFQSTENDWFRLPGLKYVYTATEKARKMSCLKKSPVRDGGGKYPDGHSYEMSFDMSVSSSRQKIGWGSSLQVSVGDQIIQSPDYYSVPISSSKHMSSGVEENTNISAPLNISYKISLSPDYYVQLDSVKNLFNTSLSEKYGRVEIFVEGIYDPDTGCLRMVGCRYLSLSSQKLTNDSMDCEVLVNLQFPPLNAKKNGVYIRGTIKSARKDSDPLYFEPLHVTSTAHYTLWEIKSIWRMDLEIIMALVSDTLACVFIVFQLLHVKKNPTVLPFISLLMLTILTLGHMVVLVLNFEALFLRTRNHQSVFLGSGGWLEVHEVIVRIVTMVAFLLQFRLLQLSWSKRMGENNHKALWAAEKKALFLSLPLYLAGGLITFYASWKNNNVGFSTQYYYYSQFDNNQHSLWRDLRSYAGFILDGFLFPQILLNMFYNSRENALSRFFYIGFTLVRLAPHAYDLYRTHNYVQNFDGSYIYADPAADFYSTAWDVTIPLVGILFAAIIYLQQRFGGRCFLPCRFREVEVVYEKVPEASEE; translated from the coding sequence ATGGTCTCTTGCACTGGAACTGAAGTCTCTTATTCTGATCACTGTGCTTCTATTGTCTCTGAGTCAACCCCAAAAGATCCTGAATTCTCCACCTTGCCATTTCCAACCCTCCAATATGGTTACTATGAGGGTGGGAATAAAATCTTAGATCCGAACCCATCTCAGTACTCATCAGCTGAGAGGAAAACGATGTTGTTTCAGACTGAAAATGTCTATGGCACTGATGATTCAGATGTTTTCAAGGTCGATGGAAGCTTGATTTTACATAGCTGGAACCTAAATGTTAGGGATCAGCATATGACATATGCTCAATCAGTCTTCAGAAGTGGGGGGTTTGGGGAGGGGGCTTTGAGTTTCAATTTAAAAGGATTCTGGTCAATATCTTCCGGGAAGCTGTGCATGGTGGGAAAGAGTTCCAGTTTCTCGTCAGAAGGTAATGTTCTTCATCATTCTGCTGTCCTGAAGCTTCATGGTGTAAGGACTTCAAGTGATATTACCAGTCTGGTTAGTGGAACTCTGCAGAGCTTGAGTTCTGCTGATGATTTGAGTTACTTTGATCCGATTTCCCTGTTGATGTTTCCTGAAGTGAATTACAAGTACACCAAGGCTTCAAAAGAATCAATCGAAAATGAGTTTTCTGGTGGGATTAATGTTGCAGCAGAGAACTCATCACTCAGTTTACAGAAGAGTAAAACTGTCTGCTCAATCTTTGGGGGAAGATACACCGGATATGAATTAGATTATGAAAGTGATTGCAATTCTACAAAGACTTGCAATCCTTTTGGTGATGTTGTTGGATATTTGCCACGAGTGATGTCTTTGAATAAGTTTCAGTGTTCAGCGGATGAACAAAGTTTAAGGTTTTTGGTGGAATTCCCGAACACTAGCTATTCCAGGTATTACTATTCCAACCCTTTCAATCCACGCACAACGTTTGTTGGAGAAGGAACATGGGATTGGAAGAAGAAGCGCCTATGTATTGTTGCTTGCAGAATCTTGAGCGACAATGGTGCTTTGGATGGCTCTCGTGTAGAGGATTGTTCCATAAGGTTGACGTTGAGATTTCCTGCAATCTGGTCAATCAGAAACAGAACGGCCATGTCGGGCCAAATTTGGAGTCAGAAATCTGCAAATGGTGGCAGTTACTTCAACAGAATTGTTTTCCAAAGTACTGAAAATGACTGGTTCCGGCTTCCAGGGCTGAAGTATGTGTATACAGCAACTGAGAAAGCGAGAAAGATGTCATGCTTGAAGAAGTCACCCGTTAGAGATGGTGGGGGAAAATACCCAGATGGGCACTCTTATGAAATGAGCTTTGATATGTCAGTCAGTAGCTCTAGACAGAAAATTGGGTGGGGTTCTTCACTTCAGGTCTCTGTTGGTGATCAAATTATTCAGTCACCAGATTATTACTCCGTGCCAATCTCAAGCTCTAAGCATATGAGTTCGGGTGTTGAAGAGAATACCAATATTAGTGCACCACTTAACATCAGCTACAAAATAAGCCTCTCACCAGATTATTATGTGCAATTGGATAGTGTCAAAAATCTATTCAATACGTCTTTGAGTGAGAAATACGGGCGAGTTGAAATATTTGTTGAAGGGATTTATGATCCTGACACTGGGTGCCTTCGCATGGTTGGCTGCAGATATCTTTCCTTGAGCAGTCAGAAGCTGACAAACGATTCAATGGACTGTGAGGTTCTTGTCAATCTTCAGTTTCCTCCACTAAATGCGAAGAAAAATGGGGTCTATATTAGGGGAACCATCAAAAGTGCTCGCAAAGATTCTGATCCTCTTTACTTTGAGCCTCTTCATGTCACTTCAACTGCTCATTACACCCTCTgggaaataaaatcaatatggCGGATGGATTTGGAGATCATCATGGCTCTAGTCTCCGACACACTTGCCTGTGTTTTTATAGTGTTCCAACTTCTGCATGTGAAAAAGAACCCCACAGTTCTGCCTTTCATTTCGCTTCTCATGCTCACAATTTTGACTCTGGGTCACATGGTAGTACTTGTGTTGAACTTTGAAGCCTTGTTCCTGCGAACCAGAAATCACCAAAGTGTCTTCCTTGGAAGCGGAGGATGGCTAGAAGTGCACGAAGTGATTGTAAGAATAGTCACAATGGTGGCTTTTCTGTTACAATTTCGTCTTCTCCAGCTTTCGTGGTCCAAAAGAATGGGTGAAAACAACCATAAGGCCTTGTGGGCTGCAGAGAAGAAGGCATTATTTCTGTCTTTGCCTTTGTATCTAGCTGGAGgtttaataactttttatgCAAGCTGGAAGAACAACAATGTTGGGTTTTCAAcccaatattattattattctcaaTTTGACAACAACCAGCATTCTCTTTGGAGGGACTTGAGATCTTATGCTGGTTTCATCCTGGATGGTTTCCTTTTCCCACAAATCCTCCTCAACATGTTCTACAACTCAAGAGAAAATGCACTTTCTCGCTTCTTTTACATTGGATTCACCTTGGTTCGCTTGGCGCCACATGCATATGACCTTTATAGGACTCACAACTATGTCCAAAATTTTGATGGTTCATACATATATGCAGACCCTGCTGCAGATTTTTACTCCACTGCTTGGGATGTCACCATCCCACTTGTTGGCATCCTTTTTGCCGCAATCATATACCTCCAGCAGCGATTTGGCGGACGGTGTTTCCTTCCTTGCAGGTTCAGGGAGGTGGAAGTAGTTTATGAGAAGGTACCCGAAGCTAGTGAAGAATAG
- the LOC123192050 gene encoding cytochrome P450 71D10-like — MELLLPSFTPIFISILFLFMAAKIIKGSKSWNSSSKMPPGPGKLPLVGNLHQLVGSLPHRRLRDLARKYGPLMHLQLGEVSTIIVSSPEIAREVMKTHDIKFADRPLLVSAKLASYGYTDIGFSPYGNYWRQLRKIATIELLSARPVQSLRSLREEEVSNLINAIQAHDGSVINLSDKIVRLTYGITARAAFGARCKDEEAFVSCVLEIARAAAGFSLVDFYPSVKAIQVISGTDGKLEKLHQKSDRILEKILNEHKEKERTQTSEREVKENLVDVLLRVQREGDLEFPLTDDNIKAVIGDIFGAGSETSTTALQWAMTELMRNPRVMKEAQAEVRRVFDGKGNVDETEIQELKYLKLVLKETLRLHFPLPLLLPRECRESCEINGYKIPEKTRVIVNGWAIGRDPGYWNDAETFYPERFLNSSIDFRGMDFEYIPFGAGRRICPGLTFALPNIELPLAQLLYHFDWKLPNGMNPDDIDMSEVFGITLGRKTDLMLIPITYCS; from the exons ATGGAGCTTCTACTGCCCTCGTTCACCCCCATATTTATTTCAATCCTTTTCTTGTTCATGGCAGCCAAAATAATAAAGGGATCAAAATCCTGGAACTCAAGCTCAAAGATGCCTCCAGGGCCCGGGAAACTACCTCTCGTTGGAAACTTGCACCAGCTGGTTGGTTCACTACCCCATCGCCGCCTCAGAGACTTGGCCAGAAAATATGGACCTTTGATGCACCTCCAACTCGGTGAAGTTTCAACTATCATAGTTTCTTCTCCAGAGATTGCCCGAGAAGTTATGAAAACCCATGACATCAAGTTTGCAGACAGACCCCTTCTGGTTTCCGCTAAGTTGGCAAGTTATGGGTATACTGATATTGGTTTTTCACCGTATGGAAATTATTGGAGACAGCTCCGAAAAATTGCAACCATAGAGCTCTTAAGTGCAAGGCCAGTCCAATCACTGCGATCACTCAGGGAAGAAGAGGTCTCAAATCTCATTAATGCCATACAGGCTCATGATGGATCAGTAATCAATCTCAGTGATAAAATTGTAAGATTGACATACGGCATAACAGCCAGGGCAGCTTTTGGGGCAAGATGCAAAGATGAAGAAGCTTTCGTATCATGCGTATTGGAAATCGCACGGGCAGCTGCAGGTTTCTCCCTTGTTGATTTCTACCCTTCCGTTAAAGCAATTCAGGTTATTAGTGGAACGGATGGGAAGCTTGAGAAGCTGCATCAGAAGAGTGATAGAATACTTGAAAAAATCCTGAATGAGCATAAAGAGAAGGAGAGAACACAAACAAGCGAAAGAGAAGTAAAGGAAAATTTAGTTGATGTTCTTTTGAGAGTCCAGCGAGAAGGTGACCTTGAATTTCCCCTAACTGACGACAACATCAAAGCAGTCATCGGG gatattttcgGCGCTGGAAGTGAGACATCAACAACGGCTTTACAGTGGGCAATGACAGAATTGATGAGAAACCCAAGGGTAATGAAAGAAGCACAAGCTGAAGTAAGACGAGTCTTTGATGGAAAAGGAAATGttgatgaaactgaaattcaggaATTGAAGTACTTAAAATTAGTGCTAAAAGAAACCCTGAGGCTGCACTTTCCTTTACCTCTTTTACTTCCAAGGGAATGCAGAGAGAGTTGTGAGATTAACGGGTACAAGATTCCTGAGAAAACCAGAGTCATTGTCAACGGATGGGCAATTGGAAGAGATCCTGGATACTGGAATGACGCTGAGACATTCTATCCTGAGAGATTCCTTAACAGCTCAATTGATTTCAGGGGGATGGATTTCGAATACATTCCATTTGGAGCTGGAAGGAGAATTTGTCCAGGCTTAACGTTCGCACTACCAAATATTGAGCTGCCACTCGCACAACTTCTTTACCATTTTGATTGGAAGCTCCCGAATGGGATGAATCCTGATGATATAGACATGAGTGAGGTCTTTGGTATAACTTTAGGAAGGAAAACAGACTTGATGCTGATTCCTATCACTTATTGCTCTTAG